CATCCTTTATGTTTAAACATAGTTTTTTTTCAAAAATATCAAATAGATCGCTACAGAAATGCCCGCAGAACCCAGGATCATCAGCATGACCATGATCTGATACCGTACAGCGATCAAAGGATCAACCCCTGAAAGTATCTGACCTGTCATCATTCCCGGTAAAGATACCAATCCCACAGCAAAGAGTGCATTGATTATGGGGATAAGTGCTGCTTTATAGGATGTTGCTCTGGCATCACTATAATTATTTCCTCTTTCTAATTCACTCTCAAACCTCTCAGCAGAGATACTCACAGCATTCATAGAGTTTGCAAATATCATACCCGCTATAGGTATAAGAAATCTAGGCTCATACCAAGGGTGCAAGTCCAATACACCAAACACTACCATCAGCAAAGTAAATACTCCACCAAAGAAAATAGCGATAAAAGCATGAAGGTAGAGTGAGTTTTG
The sequence above is drawn from the Sulfurovum sp. TSL1 genome and encodes:
- a CDS encoding ABC transporter permease, which encodes MNTSIYDISFLNLLWVMIPVAIVIVIYMRWTQDKTTLFYALFRMLIQLILIGYVLTYIFDANSPYFVIIILCVMLIAASVIALRPVQKRQNSLYLHAFIAIFFGGVFTLLMVVFGVLDLHPWYEPRFLIPIAGMIFANSMNAVSISAERFESELERGNNYSDARATSYKAALIPIINALFAVGLVSLPGMMTGQILSGVDPLIAVRYQIMVMLMILGSAGISVAIYLIFLKKNYV